The DNA segment GATTTCTAAAGGTGCGCCTTTTTCTTTAAGCTGAGATGCACGATATCCGAATGAAATACCGATCACGGCTTCACCTTGAGCTGCCATTTTGCATGGCTTTGAGCCCGAGTGCGTATACTGGGTAATATTTTGATGTAGTGCATCCATATAGGCCCAGCCTTTCTTGTCACCGAGGGTCTGCAGCCATGCGGAAACATCCAAATAGCCAGTGCCACTTGATGCCGGATTTGGCATAACGACCAAACCTTTATAGATCGGCTTGGTCAAATCAGCCCAAGATGTTGGCAGTGGTAGCTTGCGTGCATTAAGTTCAACCGTATTCACACATACGGCTGACTCCCATGCATCCATTCCGGTCCATGTCGGTACTTTCTTTGGACTGACGTAGAGTTTATTGAGTTTCTCTACGCCTTTAGGCGCATAAGGCAAAAGCATGTTTTGCTGGTCCATGAGCATAAGACTTGTCACGGCCAGTCCGGTGATGACATCAGCTTGAGGATTTGCTTTCTCTGCCAGTAAGCGAGCAGTGATTACACCTGTAGAATCACGGACCCATTTAACGCTTAAATCAGGGTAGGCTTGTTTGAGCTTGGCCTCATAGGCGACAAGTTGATCAGCTTCAAGCGCTGTATAAACAGTAATTTGCCCAGCAGTAGCTAAGCTGCATGACAAGGCTATCGATGTAAAAGTTGTTGTTAGCATCAAGTGTTTAAATATTGAATTCATCATTGTACCCCCTAAAAAATGATCACTGGATTTCATTTCGAGAGGGCATTAAAACAACAAAATATGACAGACTGATGAATCTGGTATAAACCAGATTGGATTGATCGAGAAATTATTACCAATAAAAAAGAGAGTAAAAATTACTCTCTTTTAAAAATTAAATAATATAAATTACAATATATTAGATCTATTCTGATTGTTCTTTGTGGGCTTCTAGACTAATCTCGAGCACATCATGCAGCCAATATTCTTGGTCAACATCCGTAATTTTTCCGTGTTGATCATGATTGCTGCGGCAGATATATAATCCAGAAGTTCCGGGCGATACAAGGAGATGACGAGCTTGTGATGCAGATAACGATGACGGATAAAGATTCATTTTCACCCGTGTTAGTTCAACAGAGTAAAACTTACTCATCGCTTCGGTAATAGAGTTATTAAGAGGAATCTCTAGAAAATCTGGAAACGATTCAGCATTCATCCGTATATGTTCAACCATGACTGGTCGACCATCAATGAATCGACGCCTCCAAATAGAATACACAGGATCACCGACATTAATGCCTAAGTGTTTGGCCGCCCATTCCGAAGCACCGATTTGCTCTGCCGAAATAAGTTCAGTCGTTGGAATACGTCCTTGAGCTGTGACGTACTGCATAAAGCTCTTGGTACTTCTTGGGTTGTAAACAACACGGGGAGGGCTAACAAACCAGCCGCGACGATCTAGCCGATATATTAAGCCTTCGGTTTCTAGTGCCAGCAGGGCTTCTCGTGCTGCGACCCGAGTTGTATTAAAACTCTCTGACAGTTCACGTTCGGAAGGTAACTTGGCGCTAGCGATCAATTCACCTGTCTCGATACGGGCCGCCAAAGAGTCGCGGATATGCACATATTGTGGCGCGCGGGGTAGGGTAGATACAGGATCTAATTGCATCTTTATACTCATAAATTAACAACTTCAGATTTTTAAGACTTTTACGCAGTTAAGCACGTTAACTGATTGTGTCCTCATGGTAAATATTAAAATGGTTTAAGGGATGCTCCGTCACTAAAAGTTCACATTTTCACTGCTATATAGCTCTCTAAAATGATGTAAACCTCTAGGCTAACTTCAGCGTTCGAAGTAAGTGATGATAGCGATTGACCGTTAAGGTAAGGATGAAGAAATAGTTGATTTGTGGCTTATTGAGCAAGTTCTGAACTGGCAAATATTATGGGTTCAAGTTTGATTATGGGTGGCTAAGTGATATTTCGGAAACCATGTTCAGGAAAGATGTGACTTAGCTGCTGTTGATTAAGCCCATAAATATGTCGCATGGAATGCCCTAGTAAATCACGCCAATCCACCAATACGGGTAAATCGCGATTTTCATTTAACGCTTGATCTGAAAGACCATGAAACCCTCCAAGCATTTTTCCGCCCTGAATATTCCCACCTAGGAGTAATGCAAGCCCTCCATGCCCATGATCCGTGCCTTGAGTGCCATTCTCCCGCACCGTACGACCAAATTCGGTCATCACGATTACATGGGTACGATTCCATTCCTCTGCCCCTAAAGACTCTTTTAATGCGATTAAGCCTTCAGAGAAATTATCAAGCGAACGCGTTAAGATACCGTCCTCTGAAACATGAGTGTCAAATCCGCCTAAATCTATAAAAGCCAGTGATAACTTCTGGTTCGCTCGTAGCAAACGTCCCATCTGCCCAGCAATCTTTGGAAAGCCATTGACCGCAGCAGCACCTCGTGCCGCAGTTACATCCATACCCATACTGGATTCAATCTCTGCTTCAGTCGTGATTGCTTGCTGTAGCGCTTGACCAGTCTTGGCATTTTGATTGGCAAGAAGAATGGCCTCTCGGAGGCGACCAGAAGGTAGCTTGAGCCCAGTACCGGTCAGCGGTGCAATTTCTGGAGGAGTCTCTAAGCCTTGAAAACTAAGCGGGACTTGCTGAGTGAAACTGATCGCTTCATCCGATCCACCGAGTATTCTTGCGGTACGTGCCATGAAGCCACTATTGCCATGAGCTTGCCCTGTTCCTAATTCGAAGAAGTCTTGAGCCTGAAAATGACTACGGCTTTTATCCGTAGTGCCTGCACACGGAGCGAAAGATAATTCACCTGCATTAAACAATTCAGCAAGCCGAGTACATGATGGATGAGCCGCGAAGCCTGTCTGACCTAATCGAATGCCACTTGCAAGTACAGTTTTAGCCAGAGTAGGGCGTAGGATAGGGAGCTGAGGATCATCGATAGGAGCAATGGCGAATAGTCCATCTAAGCCACCACGTTGAAAAATAACAATGACTCGGCCATTCGATGAGCCCGAAGGACTTTCGAATCCGAAGGCTTGATGGACACTTAAACTGAGCGATGTGGCACTGGCTGCCAGCGCAAGCTTTAGGAATTCTCGACGGTGAATCATTGATCTATTCTCCTATCTCTTCATGAATTCTGGGCTGGTCAATAGCAATACGATTTTCTCAGGATCTGATAGTCCATTTTCAGCAGTTTTCGTATTACTTGAGATTGGCCCAACGAGTTGAGTGACGGTATTCAAGTCAGGCTGACAAGAAATCCCTTTTGCAAGATTTGGGGTGGCTGTTGCCTGAGTCATGGACATAGGTGAAGGCATGGCGGAAGTTGCAGTGGGGGGACTCAAATTATTCTCCGCTTTACTCACTAGAGGCACTTTACCCATTGCGATGGCTACTGCAAAACGCGTGCGCTCCGCCATCGCAGCTGGCGAGAGCCAATCGGATTCTGTCGCGCCATAGCCATCAGGCGTACTATGCATAAAAGGTGCTTCTCCCATATCCTTGGCATTAAAAACGAGAATGGATGGATTCCCGATAGGCATACCAGAGCAAGTCGTACGAGCGGCAGATAAAATAAAATCTAAAGGTTCTTTAAATTTCAATGGGTTTGACAAGGATGCTGCAAATTCAGGGGATGTCATGAGTGGTATTAACGTTGCTGAGATTCGACCATTACTCTGAAGGTAAGCGTTCGTCATCGCATTGACGAGAGCAGGCGGTGGATTATCTGATAGAAACTGACGTGCCAGCTTGAATGCAATATGATGTGCTGTCGCAGGATGCATCGCAAGAATGTGCAATGCGCGGTCGATTTCATCTAGACCGTGACCTGCAGGAAAAGTATTGCCAAGGAAAGTTTTAGAACCGAAATCGTGCCTTCGTGGATCAAAGAGAAAAATTCCTTTGCGTATAGCACCTGCTTTAGATAAAGCCTGATCCTGCATTTTGGGTGTGTAAATACCTGCACCGGTAATAATACGTGCTAATTCCTGCACATCTTTCTGACTATATCCAGCGTCTACGCCTAGTGTATGCAACTCCATCAACTCGCGTGCTAAATTTTCATTGATGCCAGTTGGTTTTCCACGTGCTGCAACAATGGTACCCGTAATAGAAGTGGGCGCTGTAGATTGGAAATTATCGAGATAAATTTGCATAGCCGCGTGGTAAAAGCTTGCACGTAACAACGACTCAAATGAGTCGCCACGCATGGCCCATTCAAGCGCATTGCTATAGTCCCAAGCCAGTAATTTGTCATAATCCTTGGGACCATAGATCGAAAAGTGATTCAGCCAAAATGAAAGTAATGCTTCATGGCCTTGATTATCCGAATTGGCCATAGTTAATAATCTGGCTTGGATTGTTGCATCCATATATTGGTTTTCAGTCTGCTGTACCAGTTTGCGGGCTTCAGGATCTTGCTGTTTATCACTTAATGTACCGCCCGGCCCGTATTGACTCCACATGGCTATAGTTGAACCGCTGATAGGCAAAGATTGAATTTGAGTGACAATTGGAACGGGTAGGTGAGACACTCCCTGGATGGAGTGCATGAGATATTGACGCGGCGTTTGATGCATAGCGACTTTTAGACTTGACTCATCCGCACCATAGCCGAATCGACTCAACATTGCCCTTGCGCTGAGTTCATCCATTTTCTGATCAATATCAAAATTTGCCCACGCAGAATTTCCCTGAGACATCGAGAGAAGCAGTGCCAAAATTGCAAATCGCCGTTTGATCATGCCCATGCATCCAGAAAAATTTTCAATTGCAATGATTGTAGCGCCGAAGCTAGACACTATAGTGCGAGTGATTATGTGGTGAAATGAAATGGAATGTAGTGATTTGAGATAAATTGTGGAGGATTGAATTGTCTATGGAGTCGCTAATACAAGCTTTAGTCGGACTAGTAGCCGACTTGAAAGGTTATTATCAGGGGAAAGATGCTCCCGATTAATTAATTTGAAATAGATCGATCAAAATCTTTATTTAAGTCATTCTTATTTTTATCATTTTCTATAAATAATCTGTAAATACAGACAAAAATTACTAATTAGGCAAAATAATTCTGTAAAATCCCACATCATTGCAAGAACCACGCACTCAGTGAGAATACTGAAGCTGTGGCTCTGCACATTCTTTTTCAAGTCAATTTCTTATCCGTGATTCGGCTTATATATCAATATTTGGATTTCTTTGTGCCAGTGGCGACATAGAGAAATAGTTAGGTGCCCGCATGGAAATCAAAGTCAATTTTCTAGACAAACTTCGACTTGAAGCCAAGTTTGATGACTTCACAGTGGTGGCTGATCAACCCATTCGCTATAAGGGCGATGGTTCAGCACCGGGACCGTTTGACTATTTTTTAGCTTCGTCAGCCTTATGCGCGGCGTACTTTGTAAAGTTGTACTGCGAAACGCGTAATATTCCCACCGACAACATTCGCTTGTCACAAAACAACATTGTTGATCCAGAAAACCGCTACAAACAGATTATTAAAATTCAGGTTGAGCTGCCACCCGATATTTCAGACAAAGATCGCCAAGGGATTGTGCGCTGGATTGATCGCTGTACTGTGAAGAAAGTGGTGCAAGCCGGCCCAGAGTTTGTGATTGAACACGTTGAGAATATTGATGCCGACGCACAAGCACTGTTGATGCCCGGCTTAGCTTCAGAAAGTAGTACTTATATTCCGGGTAAAGACCTGCCGTTAGAAGAAACCATTGCCAATATGTCTGGCATTTTGGCAGGTTTGGGCATGAAGATTGAAATCGCTTCGTGGCGAAACATTGTTCCGAATGTATGGTCTTTAAACATTCGCGATGCGCAATCTCCCATGTGCTTTACCAATGGCAAGGGTTCAACCAAGGAAAGTGCGTTGGCATCGGCTTTGGGGGAGTTCATTGAGCGTTTAAACTGTAACTTTTTCTATAACGATCAGTTCTGGGGCGAAGACATCGCTAATGCTGATTTTGTGCATTATCCCGATGAAAAATGGTTCAAACCGGGCCCTAAAGATGCCCTGCCAAAAGAAATTCTCGATGAGTACTGCCTAGAGATTTACAACCCAGATGATGAACTACGTGGCTCACATTTGTACGATACCAACTCAGGTAATGTAGAGCGCGGCATTTGTTCACTGCCGTTTGTACGTCAGTCGGATGGCGAGGTGGTGTATTTCCCATCGAACCTGATCGAAAATCTTTTTCTCAGCAATGGCATGAGTGCCGGTAATACGTTGGTAGAAGCTCAAGTACAGTGCTTATCGGAAATTTTTGAACGTGCGGTGAAGCGTCAGATTCTGGAAGGCGAAATGACGCTTCCCGATGTACCGCAGGCAGTTTTGGACAAATATCCTAGTATTCTGGCTGGTATTAAGGCATTGGAAGAGCAGGGCTTTCCAGTATTGGTGAAGGATGCCTCGCTGGGTGGAAAGTATCCAGTGATGTGCGTCACCTTGATGAACCCGCGTACGGGCGGTGTATTTGCTTCTTTCGGGGCACACCCAAATTTTGAGGTGGCGCTGGAACGCAGTCTTACGGAGCTACTGCAAGGCCGCAGTTTTGAAGGCTTGAACGATTTACCTCAGCCTACCTTTGAAAGTAACGCTGTAACTGAGCCAAACAACTTTGTTGAACACTTTATTGATTCCAGCGGTGTGGTGTCGTGGCGCTTTTTCAGTGCCAAAGCCGATTTTGATTTTGTGGAGTGGGATTTTTCGGGCTGGGGAGGCGATCCCAATGCAGAGGAGGCTGAAGCGCTATTCGGCATACTCGAAGAGATGGGCAAAGAAGTATATATGGCCGTGTATGAGCATTTAGGCGCGACGGCCTGCCGAATTTTGGTCCCCGATTATTCAGAGATATATCTGGTAGAGGATTTAATCTGGGATAACACCAATAAAGCGCTATTGTTCCGCGCCGATATTTTAAACTTGCATCGCTTGGATGATGCGAGCCTAAAAGCCCTGCTTGAACGTTTAGAAGACAGTGAACTCGATGATTACACTGAAATAACCACATTGATCGGTATAGAATTTGACGACAACACCGTATGGGGTCAATTAACGATTCTAGAGTTAAAGTTGCTAATTCATCTTGCGTTAAAGCAGTTCGAAGAAGCCAAAGAGCTAGTGGAAACCTTCTTGCAGTACAACACCAATACGGTTGAGCGCGGATTGTTTTATCAGTGCTTGAACGTGGTGCTAGAAGTTCAACTTGACGATGAGCTTGAGCTGGATGATTACATGGTCAATTTCCGACGGATGTTTGGCAACGCGCGGATGGATACTGTGTTGGGATCTTTGGACGGTAGCGTGCGCTTTTTTGGTTTAACACCTACAAGTATGAAACTTGAGGGTCTTGATCGACATCTGCGATTAATCGACAGTTATAAAAAACTGCATACGGCGCGGGCTAAAATGGCGGCTTTATCGGGTTAGGCTTACGATTACAAGAGATAAAATAAATGACAGGATTTAACTATGGCATTCCAGGTCTGCTGTTTCCTGCAATTTCTTTATTGATGCTGGCTTATACAAATCGATTTTTTGGTCTTGCGACTCTTGTACGTCAACTTGTAGACAGATACAAGAAGCAACCAGACCCCAAAATACATGCACAAATTAATAATTTGAAAGTTCGAATTGCACTTATTCAGTACAGCCAAGCAATGGGTGTTTTGAGTTTATTGATGTGCACGTGCAGTATGTTCTCACTATTTATTGAGTGGCAATACACGGCAAGTATTTTGTTTGGATGTGCAATGATTTTCATGCTGGCTTCTTTAATCCTCGCTCTAAGAGAGATACATCTATCAGTAAGAGCATTGAACCTAGAAATTGATGAAGTTTTAGATTCTGAAAAAAATATTAATCGAAAGTGAATGTCTTAAAGGCGAGAGCATATTTCGAACACTGGGGATGCTTCTACATAAATACTATTTAACATAATATACATTATACGACATCAATCACTACTGGCATGAGCCTATTATTTTGATTGTTTTCACTTTAATTTGACCTACCTCACAGCAGGTCTTCATGTTTCAGCTTAGCGATCATCTAAGGTTGCAATGAAACCTTTAATCTCATCATTCCTATCTTTTACAATGTTTTTTTCTGCGCTAGCAACAATTGTTGGCCAAATTGAGCCACCCTCGTAATCGGAAGCTTTAAACCTTGACCATTCTTCGCAATATTGTTCCCATTTTTCTTGAGCCGAATTAAAGGAACTATACTTATTTGATTCAAGACGAGAATACAATTTCTTAATTAGCTCAGAAAGTTCATTTCGGCTTTCCTCAAGAGCCTTGTAGGCAGCGATATTCATGTCCACTTGAGTTAATGCCGCATCTGGATAAAGTAGATTGGAAATTAACTCATCCGTTGCTCTTAAGAACTGTACACAACTTTCAAAGCACCTAGAAACTTCATCGTATTTGATCTCATATGCACTTGCCAGCTCATGGCACACTATATGCCTAAGTTCAAAAGTTCTAGAAACGTCAGCAAAAATTTGGTCAGAATTAACGATCATTGGGGTGTTTGGTTTGCCTAAAACTTCGTG comes from the Aquirhabdus parva genome and includes:
- a CDS encoding putative 2-aminoethylphosphonate ABC transporter substrate-binding protein, coding for MNSIFKHLMLTTTFTSIALSCSLATAGQITVYTALEADQLVAYEAKLKQAYPDLSVKWVRDSTGVITARLLAEKANPQADVITGLAVTSLMLMDQQNMLLPYAPKGVEKLNKLYVSPKKVPTWTGMDAWESAVCVNTVELNARKLPLPTSWADLTKPIYKGLVVMPNPASSGTGYLDVSAWLQTLGDKKGWAYMDALHQNITQYTHSGSKPCKMAAQGEAVIGISFGYRASQLKEKGAPLEIVFPKEGLGWDLEASAIVKGTKNLSDAQKFIDWSVSKEANEAYADNFAVVAYPGVAKPIKFRPANVNALMIKNNFDWAAKNRDQILAEWSKRYDSKSEPK
- a CDS encoding UTRA domain-containing protein, with protein sequence MQLDPVSTLPRAPQYVHIRDSLAARIETGELIASAKLPSERELSESFNTTRVAAREALLALETEGLIYRLDRRGWFVSPPRVVYNPRSTKSFMQYVTAQGRIPTTELISAEQIGASEWAAKHLGINVGDPVYSIWRRRFIDGRPVMVEHIRMNAESFPDFLEIPLNNSITEAMSKFYSVELTRVKMNLYPSSLSASQARHLLVSPGTSGLYICRSNHDQHGKITDVDQEYWLHDVLEISLEAHKEQSE
- a CDS encoding DUF1501 domain-containing protein, whose protein sequence is MIHRREFLKLALAASATSLSLSVHQAFGFESPSGSSNGRVIVIFQRGGLDGLFAIAPIDDPQLPILRPTLAKTVLASGIRLGQTGFAAHPSCTRLAELFNAGELSFAPCAGTTDKSRSHFQAQDFFELGTGQAHGNSGFMARTARILGGSDEAISFTQQVPLSFQGLETPPEIAPLTGTGLKLPSGRLREAILLANQNAKTGQALQQAITTEAEIESSMGMDVTAARGAAAVNGFPKIAGQMGRLLRANQKLSLAFIDLGGFDTHVSEDGILTRSLDNFSEGLIALKESLGAEEWNRTHVIVMTEFGRTVRENGTQGTDHGHGGLALLLGGNIQGGKMLGGFHGLSDQALNENRDLPVLVDWRDLLGHSMRHIYGLNQQQLSHIFPEHGFRNIT
- a CDS encoding DUF1800 domain-containing protein: MIKRRFAILALLLSMSQGNSAWANFDIDQKMDELSARAMLSRFGYGADESSLKVAMHQTPRQYLMHSIQGVSHLPVPIVTQIQSLPISGSTIAMWSQYGPGGTLSDKQQDPEARKLVQQTENQYMDATIQARLLTMANSDNQGHEALLSFWLNHFSIYGPKDYDKLLAWDYSNALEWAMRGDSFESLLRASFYHAAMQIYLDNFQSTAPTSITGTIVAARGKPTGINENLARELMELHTLGVDAGYSQKDVQELARIITGAGIYTPKMQDQALSKAGAIRKGIFLFDPRRHDFGSKTFLGNTFPAGHGLDEIDRALHILAMHPATAHHIAFKLARQFLSDNPPPALVNAMTNAYLQSNGRISATLIPLMTSPEFAASLSNPLKFKEPLDFILSAARTTCSGMPIGNPSILVFNAKDMGEAPFMHSTPDGYGATESDWLSPAAMAERTRFAVAIAMGKVPLVSKAENNLSPPTATSAMPSPMSMTQATATPNLAKGISCQPDLNTVTQLVGPISSNTKTAENGLSDPEKIVLLLTSPEFMKR
- a CDS encoding OsmC domain/YcaO domain-containing protein, encoding MEIKVNFLDKLRLEAKFDDFTVVADQPIRYKGDGSAPGPFDYFLASSALCAAYFVKLYCETRNIPTDNIRLSQNNIVDPENRYKQIIKIQVELPPDISDKDRQGIVRWIDRCTVKKVVQAGPEFVIEHVENIDADAQALLMPGLASESSTYIPGKDLPLEETIANMSGILAGLGMKIEIASWRNIVPNVWSLNIRDAQSPMCFTNGKGSTKESALASALGEFIERLNCNFFYNDQFWGEDIANADFVHYPDEKWFKPGPKDALPKEILDEYCLEIYNPDDELRGSHLYDTNSGNVERGICSLPFVRQSDGEVVYFPSNLIENLFLSNGMSAGNTLVEAQVQCLSEIFERAVKRQILEGEMTLPDVPQAVLDKYPSILAGIKALEEQGFPVLVKDASLGGKYPVMCVTLMNPRTGGVFASFGAHPNFEVALERSLTELLQGRSFEGLNDLPQPTFESNAVTEPNNFVEHFIDSSGVVSWRFFSAKADFDFVEWDFSGWGGDPNAEEAEALFGILEEMGKEVYMAVYEHLGATACRILVPDYSEIYLVEDLIWDNTNKALLFRADILNLHRLDDASLKALLERLEDSELDDYTEITTLIGIEFDDNTVWGQLTILELKLLIHLALKQFEEAKELVETFLQYNTNTVERGLFYQCLNVVLEVQLDDELELDDYMVNFRRMFGNARMDTVLGSLDGSVRFFGLTPTSMKLEGLDRHLRLIDSYKKLHTARAKMAALSG
- a CDS encoding DUF2721 domain-containing protein, which translates into the protein MTGFNYGIPGLLFPAISLLMLAYTNRFFGLATLVRQLVDRYKKQPDPKIHAQINNLKVRIALIQYSQAMGVLSLLMCTCSMFSLFIEWQYTASILFGCAMIFMLASLILALREIHLSVRALNLEIDEVLDSEKNINRK
- a CDS encoding lysozyme inhibitor LprI family protein, yielding MSKTRDLIQEIKEVRHRRQFGSAMAELPSRLSELERAFSIHTPDNHELTRYFPVALIATVEGYFRLVIKDIVDHGEPYFSNAERLASTVKLDFSIFKAMHGKSITFGELIAHVIPLSRIENLDTTLTCLIGEKFLTKLSSVTNRWDHEVLGKPNTPMIVNSDQIFADVSRTFELRHIVCHELASAYEIKYDEVSRCFESCVQFLRATDELISNLLYPDAALTQVDMNIAAYKALEESRNELSELIKKLYSRLESNKYSSFNSAQEKWEQYCEEWSRFKASDYEGGSIWPTIVASAEKNIVKDRNDEIKGFIATLDDR